In Pseudoxanthobacter soli DSM 19599, the sequence GAACGCGTCCGGGAGAAAATCATCGCTCAGAAGTGCCGTATTTTAGATTCAAATTTCCCGGTAAGCCAAGGAGCGGTGGTCGGAGGGGGATTTTCGTCCGGACCATGAAATCCGATGCCCGTGGGAGCGAAGTCCTGCCGGCCGCGTTGCGAAAGTGCGGCCCCTTGCGGCCGGCAAAGCCCTCGCCCTATGACGGGGACGCATTCCGCGGAGACAGACCGTGACCGTTCCGACCAAAACCCCGCTGCTCGACCGGGTCGCCACCCCGGAGGACGTCCGCCGGCTGCCGGAATCCGCTTTGCGGCAGCTTGCCGACGAGGTGCGGCAGGAGACGATCTCGGCCGTGTCCGTCACCGGTGGGCACCTCGGCGCGAGCCTCGGCGTCGTCGAGCTGACCGTCGCGCTCCACCATGTGTTCCGCACGCCGGACGACAAGGTGATCTGGGATGTTGGCCACCAGGCCTATCCCCACAAGATCCTCACCGGCCGGCGCGACCGCATCCGCACGCTGCGCCAGCCCGGCGGCCTCTCGGGCTTCACCCGCCGCTCGGAATCCGAATACGACCCGTTCGGCGCGGCCCATTCCTCCACCTCGATCTCGGCCGGCCTCGGCTTCGCGGTCGCCCGCGACCTGAAGGGCGAGGACAACGCCGTCGTCTGCGTGATCGGCGACGGCGCGATGTCGGCGGGCATGGCCTATGAGGCGATGAACAATGCGGGCGCGTTCGGTTCGCGCCTGATCGTCATCCTCAACGACAACGACATGTCGATCGCGCCGCCGGTCGGGGCCATGAGCGGCTACCTCGCCCGCCTCGTCTCGGGACGCACCTACCTGTCGCTGCGCGAGGCGATGAAGGGCCTCGTCCGCCACCTGCCGCCGTTCGTGGAACGCGGCGCGGCGCGCGCGGAGGAATTCGCCCGCGGCTTCGCCATGGGCGGCACGATGTTCGAGGAACTGGGTTTCTATTATGTCGGCCCGGTCGACGGGCACGATCTCGACCAGCTCGTGCCGGTGCTGAAGAACGTGCGCGACGCGGCGAAGGGGCCGGTGCTGGTCCACGTCGTCACCCAGAAGGGCAAGGGCTACGCGCCGGCCGAGAAGGCGTCCGACAAATATCACGGCGTCAACCGCTTCGACGTCGTCACCGGCGAGCAGGCGAAGCCCAAGGCCAACGCCCCGTCCTATACCAAGGTGTTCGCCACCAGCCTGATCGACGAGGCCGGTCGCGACGAGCGCGTGGTGGCGATCACTGCTGCGATGCCCTCGGGCACCGGGCTCGACCTGTTCGGGCAGGCATTTCCGAAGCGCACCTTCGATGTCGGCATCGCCGAGCAGCACGCCGTGACCTTCGCGGCGGGCCTTGCCGCCGACGGCATGAAGCCGTTCTGCGCGATCTATTCGACCTTCCTCCAGCGCGGCTACGACCAGATCGCCCACGACGTGGCGCTGCAGGGACTGCCGGTGCGCTTCCCGATCGACCGCGCCGGGCTCGTCGGCGCGGACGGCGCCACCCATGCCGGCGCATTCGACATCGCCTTCCTCTCCTGCCTGCCGGGCATGGTGGTGATGGCGGCCGGCGATGAGGCGGAACTGCGCCACATGGTGGCGACCGCCGCCGCGTTCGACGAAGGCCCCATTGCCTTCCGCTATCCCCGCGGCGAGGGCCTCGGCGTCGAGATGCCGGAGCGCGGCTCTGTGCTCGAGATCGGCCGCGGCCGCGTGCTGCGCGAGGGAACGACCGTCGCGCTGCTCTCGTTCGGCGGAAGGCTCGGCGAGTGCCTGGCGGCGGCGGAGGAACTGGAAGGCCGCGGGCTCTCGACCACCGTCGCCGACGCCCGCTTCGCCAAGCCGCTCGACACCGACCTCGTCGCCCGCCTCGCCCGCGACCATGCGGTGCTGGTGACGGTCGAGGAAGGCTCGGTCGGCGGTTTCGGATCGCAGGTGCTGCATTTCATGGCGACCGCCGGCCTTCTCGACGGCCGCCTCAAGGTCCGCACGCTGGAACTGCCGGACCGCTATCTCGACCACGACAAGCCCGAGGCGATGTATGCCGCCATCGGGCTCGATGCACGCGGCATCGTCGCGACCGTGGCCGGGCTCCTCGGACAGGAAGCGGCCGGCCAGCCGATGCGGGCGTGACATCGGCCGGGAGCGGACCGAGGCCGTGGTTTTGATCCCCTTTCGTTCCTGAACCGTGCTAGAGACCGGTGTCGTGAAACATGACACCGCCTCTCCCGGTGCGGCGCTGCCGCCGCGTTTCGCCGCTTGGTTCGCCGACCGTGGATGGTCGCCGCGACCCCATCAGCTCGCCCTTCTCGCCCATGCCCGCGCCGGCCGCTCCGCGCTCCTGATCGCGCCGACGGGCGCGGGCAAGACGCTTGCCGGCTTCCTGCCGAGCCTGATCGCCATCGCCGAGCGCGGCGACCCGGTGGCCGCGCCGTCGAACCGCGTGGCGCCGCTGCCGGGCCTCGGCCCGAAACCGCGGCCGCCGCATCGCGGGCTCAACACCCTTTATGTCTCGCCGCTCAAGGCGCTTGCGGTCGACATCGCCCGCAACCTGGAGACGCCGATCGCCGAGATGGGCCTCGACATCACCGTCGAAACCCGCACCGGCGACACGCCGCCCCACAAGCGGCGGCGGCAGAAATATGCCCCGCCGGACATTCTGCTGACGACGCCGGAACAGCTCGCGCTTCTTCTGGCGTCGCCGGATGCCGCCACGTTCTTCCGCGACCTCGAAGCGCTCGTGCTGGACGAACTCCACGCGCTGGTGACGTCGAAGCGGGGCGACCTGCTCGCCCTCGACATCGCGCGCCTGCGCCGGCTCGCGCCGGGGCTGCGCATCACCGGCCTGTCGGCCACGGTCGCCGATCCAGACGGGCTGCGTGCATGGCTGGTGCCGCAGGAGCCGGCCGCGGACGACCCGCAGGCCCCGCGCGCGCTCGCCGAGATCGTGACGGTAAAGGGCGGCGCGCCGCCGCGCATCACGATCCTCGAAACCGAGGAACACGTGCCGTGGGCCGGCCATTCGGCCCGTTACGCCTTCCCCGAGATCTACCGCCTGATCGCGCGCCACCGCACCACGCTGGTGTTCGTCAACACCCGCTCCCAGGCCGAGGCGGTGTTTCATGCGCTCTGGACCATCAACGAGGACGGGCTTCCGATCGCGCTCCATCACGGCTCGCTCGACCGCGAGCGCCGCCGCAAGGTGGAAGCGGCGATGGCGCAGAACCGCCTGAAGGCGGTGGTCTGCACCTCGACCCTCGATCTCGGCATCGACTGGGGCGACGTCGACCTCGTCATCCATGTCGGCGCGCCGAAGGGCGCGAGCCGCCTCGCCCAGCGCATCGGCCGCTCCAACCACCGCATGGACGAGCCGTCCGAGGCCGTGCTGGTGCCGGCGAACCGCTTCGAGGTGATGGAGTGCCGCGCGGCGCTCGATGCCAACTATCTCGGCGCGCAGGATACGCCGCCGCTGCGGCCGGGCGCGCTGGATGTGCTCGCCCAGCACGTGCTCGGCATGGCCTGCGCCGGCCCCTTCTTCGCCGACGACCTCCATCGCGAGATCGCCTCGGCGCTGCCCTATCGCGGCCTGCCGCGCGAGACCTTCGAGAAGGTGATCGCGTTCGTCGCCACCGGCGGCTACGCGCTGCGCAGCTACGAGCAGTTCGCCAAGATCCGCAAGGGCATCGACGGGCGGTGGCGCGTCGCCCACCCCCGCGTCGCCCAGCAATACCGCCTCAATGTCGGCACCATCCTCGAGGCGCCGTTGATGAAGGTGCGGCTCACCTCGCGCAAGCGCTCTGGCCTCATCGGCCGTGGTGGACGGGTGCTCGGCGAAATCGAGGAATATTTCATCGAGCACCTGGTGCCCGGCGACACCTTCCTGTTCGCCGGCGAGACGCTGCGGTTCGAGACCGTCCACGAACAGGAAGCCCTCGTCACCCGCACCAACGCCGAAACGCCGAAGGTGCCCGCCTATGCCGGCGGCAAGTTCCCGCTTTCCACCTTCCTCGCGGCGGAGGTGCGCGCCATCCTCGCCTCGCCGGAGCGGATCCGCCGCCTGCCGGAGCAGGTGCAGGACTGGCTCGGCGTGCAGCAGCGCCGCTCGCTGCTGCCCGGGCCGGACCAGTTGCTGGTCGAGACCTTCCCGGAGGGAAACCGCTTCTACATGGTGGCCTATCCATTCGAGGGCCGCCTCGCCCACCAGACCCTCGGGATGCTGCTGACCCGGCGGCTGGAGCGCGCCGGCGCCCGCCCGCTCGGCTTCGTCGCGACCGACTATGCCATCGGGCTCTGGGCGATCGGCGATCTCGGGGCAATGGCCACCACCAGCCGCCCCAGCCTTTCGGAGCTGTTCGACGAGGACATGCTCGGCGACGATCTCGAAGCCTGGCTCGACGAGAGCTTCCTTCTGAAGCGCTCGTTCCGGGGATGCGCGCTCATCGCCGGCATGATCGACCGCCGCCACCCCGGACAGGAGAAGAGCGGCCGGCAGGTCACGGTCTCGACCGACCTCATCTACGACGTGCTGCGCACCCACGAGCCCGACCACATCCTGCTGCAGGCGACCCGCGCGGACGCGGCCACCGGCCTGCTCGACATCCGCCGCCTCGGCGAAATGCTGTCGCGCGTGAAGGGGCGAATCGTTCATAAGGCTCTGGATCGCGTCTCGCCGCTGGCGGTGCCGGTGCTGCTCGACATCGGCCGCGTGCCGGTCGGCGGCGATGCCGACGAAACCATTCTCGCGGAGGCCGAGGACCTGATCCGGGAGGCGATGGAGTGAGCGGCGAGACAACCCTTGTGACCGCCGATCTGACGCCGGTGACGGTGGCCGGCGAGCGACTGTCGCTGCATCGCGCCGGCGCGCTGTGGTGGGAGGAGCGTCGCACCCTCGTCGTCGCCGATCTCCATCTCGAAAAGGGATCGTCGTTCGCCCGCGGCCGGCAGTTCCTGCCCCCCTACGACACCGCCGCGACGTTGTCGCGCCTCGCCGAAGCCGTCGACGCGCTCGCCCCCCGCCGCGTGATCGCGCTCGGCGACAGCTTCCACGACCGGCATGGCCCCGACCGCCTGCAACCGGCGGATGCCGCCCGCCTCGCCACGCTCGTCGCCGGCCGCGACTGGGTGTGGATCACCGGCAATCACGATCCCGAACTGCCTTCTGCGCTCGGCGGCACCGTCGCCGCCGAGGCCGAGATCGGCGGCCTGACCTTCCGCCACGAGCCGAAGCCCGGTGCCGCGCCGGGCGAGATCGCCGGCCACCTGCATCCCGCCGCCCGCGTCGTCGGGCGCGGCCGTTCGCTGCGGCGGCGCTGCTTCGCCGCGACCGCAGAGCGCATGGTGCTGCCCGCCTTCGGCGCGCTGACGGGCGGCCTCAACGTGCTCGATTCGGCGTTCGCGGCCATCCTGCCCCGCGCGCACCTCAGGGTGCATGTCATCGGCGCGGACCGGCTCTATACCGTCGCGGCCGGCGGCCTCGCGGGCGGGTAGAGCGTTGCCCGTTCAGACCGAAACGAACGGAACGGCAAGAATATGCTCATGGCTTTGAATCCGGTGTGATTTCTGGTCGACCGGATTTCATCAAATCGGAAAGCACTCCAGACAACCGACCGCGTTTCAGCGGCTTTCGCGCAGCCAGTGCAGCGCCCGTTCGAGCTCCACGTCGTCGCCGGAGGCGAACGCCAGGATGTTTTCCCGCGTTGAGAGGACGCGAACCGTCGGCGCGACGCCGCCGCGTCCGTTGCGACTGTCGATCATGACCACGCCACGCCGGTCGACGGCCCGGCCGAACGGGTAATGCAGCGTGATGCCGCCCGGCAGCGTCGCCTCGCCGCCGGCAAGCCCGAACGATCCCCGGGTGCCGTGAAAGCCGATGACCGCGCCGTTCGGACGCGCGGCAATGCAATGAGCGATCCCCTCGGCGCTGCTGATTGTCCTGGGATTGACGAGAACGGCGACGGGGCCGCGGAAATGCGGCGGTTGCGGCTCGATCATTAACGCATCCACGACCTTTCCGGTGCGATCGTCGACCGTGATGCGGCGAAAGCGGCCCGTGGCCGCATCGAAGAAGACCGTCGCTTCGTAGAAGGCGGGCCTGTCGTAGAGCGAGCCGCAGATCATCTCCGCCAGCACATCGTAGCCGCCGTGATTGCCGCGCAGGTCGAGGACCAGACCGTGCACCCCCGCGCGGTTGAAGCCATCCACGGCTGCGGCATAGGAATCCCAGATGAAGTCCGGCGCGCGCTTGAGGTCCTTGAGGTCGGCCAGCGCCGACAGGCGGATATAGCCGTCGTCGCCGATGCGCCGGGCGGCGATGATCGCGCGTTCGTCTTCCGCCGTCGGCGGTGGCGCCAGGTTGAACAGATCGAGCCCGCGCAGGTCGTCGTCCACAGCGACAAGCCGCGCGGCGCGGACAGCCGCAGCGGCCGGATTGCGGTAGACGAGGCGTGCCGAGGCCCCGACGGGGGCGCGGGTGAGCAGGCGAACCTGCTCGAGGCGACGGTACTCGTCGGTCGCGACGCGCATGGCGGCGACGTGCGCGCCGAGGTCGAGCCCGCGGACGGCCTGCGAGACGGGCAGCCCGTCCCATTCCAGCACGACGGCACCCGGCTCCACGCCGACCTTCTCTGCCGGCCCGCCGGGAGCAACCTTCGCCACGATGACGCGGCCGTCATCGAGCATCGCCAGTCCGAGGCCGAAGGAACCTCCGGACTGGCGCCGCACTACCGCATCGACGAGAGGCGCCGTCGCATCGTTGCGCGGCAGGGAGACGTGTCCGTCGTCGATACCCGCGACATAGGCGGTGAGCGCGCGGAAATAGGCCGCCTCGTCCCGGCTGCGGGCCGCGTCCTCTACAGCGGGCAACGTCCGGCGGTAGAGAGCGTGCCAGTCGACGTTCTTCCAGCGGGTGAAGGCATATTCCGTCGCGAACTTGCGATGGGCCGACCGGAAGGCCTCGACAAAACCGAGCGCGCTGAAATCCGCTGGCTCGGCCAGGCGAAAGCCCGACACCGGCGCGGGGTCGGCGGCCGCCGCCGGCTTCCCGCCGCAGACCGAGAGGCCCAGAATAGCCAAGGCGACCGCGACGCGGGACCGAAGCCCGCCGAATCCCGCTTTCCCCACGCTGCCTGACCTTCCGTGACGATTCCCGCAACGACAGGATACCGGCGGGCCAGGATGCAGGCATGATCGAGGTCAACGCGATCGCGCGGTCAATCGCGGCGGAACACCACGCCGCCGAGCCAGCCCGTCGCGAGCGCCAGCGCGGCGATCAGGAGGCCGTAGAGCAGCGGCGCATTCACGGCCATGTCGTGGATCTGCGCCTCCAGGCCGACCTTTTCCACCTTCAGGGCCGAAAGTTCGGAGGCGACCATGCGCTTGGAGGCGAAGACATAGGTCTCGACGCTGTAGAGCCCGTCCGGGACGTCCTTCGGCAGGAGGACCGTCACGCGGAAGAAGGTCGGCGTGAGCATGGACACGGAGCCGGCGCGCTCGCGGAAAAGGCCGTGTGCCGTGCGCTGGTTGACGATGGCGGCGCGGAACGGATCGTCCCGCTGCACGGGGCCGACGCCGAAGCTGGTGTTGTCGAGCCCGATGCGGAACACCTCCAGCACCCTCGGCGCGGCGATCTCGCTGACGGGACGCGTCGAATCGAGGGCGTAGAACGCGGGAACGCCGACGAATTCCTCCGATGCGCCGTTGATCCACAAGCCGGCGACGCGCTCCTTGCGGCGGCTGGCGACCCGCTGCGGCGGGCCGCGCACCACCACGGCGACGTCGTAGCCGTCCGGCGGCATCGGTTCGTCGTGGGCGCGCTCGACGACGCCGAACACCACGATCTCGGCGCCGACGAAGTTCGACGAGATATCGATGCGCGGGCTCGACACTGAGGCCACCACCGTTTCGGCCGCGGCTGGCGCGGCCTGGGCTCCCAGGGCGGCGAGCGCGAGCGCGGCGGCGCGGACCGCGCCTCGCAGCCACCGCACGGGATGCCATGGATGGGCGCTGCCGGGAAGTGTCCCGCCGGCCTGCCGCCGCCTCATGGCCGGCCATCGCCTCATGGTCCGCCACCACCTCATGGCCGGCCTCCCCATTCCAGCACGGCCAGCGAATAGAGGTCGGCCGGATGGACGACGAGCTGCACGCCGAATCGCAGTCCGACGGCGAGCACCAGCAGACCCAGAAGGCCACGCAGATATTCGCCCCTCAGCCTGAGGCCGACCTGGGTGCCGAACTGGGCGCCGATCACGCCGCCGACCATCATGATGAAGGCGAGCAGGCCGTCGACCGAGACGGACGTCACCGAATGCAGCACCGTGGCGACGACCATGGTGCCGAGCGTCTGGATCAGCGACGTGCCGATGACGATGGAGGTCGGCACCCTCAGCAGATAGATCAGCGCCGGCACGAGGATGAAGCCGCCGCCGACGCCGAGCAGCGAGCCGATGAAGCCGATTCCGGCGCCGAGCACGACGATCGGGATGACGCTGACATAGAGCCGGGCGGCGCGGAACCGCATCTTCAGCGGCAGCCGCTGGATCCAGTTGTGGCTGTTCGGGCGGCGGCCCTGCGGGCGGGCACCGGCGCGGCTGCGGATCACGGCGCGGGCCGCCTCCACCACCATCAGCGTTCCGACGATGCCGAGCAGCACCATGTAGGAAATGGCGATCACGACATCGAGCTGGCCACGGCCGGACAGGACCGAGAACGTCCAGGTGCCGAGCGCGGTGCCGGCGGCGCCGGACACGAACAGGAGGCCGGAGAGGCGGAAATCGATGAGCTTGCGGCGCCAGTAGCTGAGGGCGCCTGAGGCGGCGGAGGCCACCATCTGCGGCGTCACCGTCGCGACAGCGACAGCGGACGGCACGCCGGTGAAGATCAGCAGCGGCGTCAGCAGGAATCCGCCGCCGATGCCGAACAGCCCCGAGACGAACCCGACCGCGGCCCCCATCCCCAGAATCAGGAACAGGTTCAACGGGATTTCCGCAATCGGGAGATAGATATCCACTCTCGGCCCCGCGGCAGGCGGCATGACGGCCGCAGCCCAGCGATATGGCGCAAATCGGCCGTTGCCTGTCAACAGCGCGCGGCACAAACACCGTCCCCGGCGCGCGAAGGCGGGCGGTGGAGAACTTCAAAATCACGCCATCGATGCCCTTGAACCCGGCAGAGCGATTTGTTACACGCTGCGGGCCGGCGAGAACCGGCGATGCGGTCGTGGCGGAATTGGTAGACGCGCAGCGTTGAGGTCGCTGTGGGGCAACCCGTGGAAGTTCGAGTCTTCTCGACCGCACCACTCTTCTGAACATCCCGATGGATCGACATGCGGTCCGGACGGAAGATCAGGCCGGAAGGTCCAGATCGGAAGACAAAGAAGGCGGCCCTCGCAGGCCGCCTTTTTGTTTTTCCGGTCACTGCCGTTTTATCCTGCGGACGATTTTGCGGATTTCAGTGCGAAGCCGGCGTAACCTCACATCGTCTCATGCGATATGAGGTGTGACGCGGGCGCGCCGCGGGATTCGGCAATGCCGGGGATCGGGAAGCATGGAAGCCTGGCTAATCGGCGTGATCGTGTTCGTCTGCGTGTTCGGCGGCGCACTCGGCGCCCTCACGATGCGCGACTATCTCCGCGACCATCACCGCACCAGCGAAACGCAGGACCTCGTGAAGCTCGGGGTCGGCACCATCGCGACGCTGGCGTCCCTCGTCCTCGGCCTGATGACGGCGTCGGTGAAGGGCAATTTCGACGACGCCAACCGCAATGTGCAGCTTTTTGCAGGCGGTGCCGAGCGGCTGGACGACACCCTGCGCCGCTACGGGCCGGACGCCGACACCGCCCGCGCCCGGCTTCAGCATTTCGTCGTGAAGGCGGCCCATGGCCTCTGGCCGGACGCGATTTTGACGATTCCGGAGATCCCGGAGGAGAAGGGCCGCACGCCGGCGGACCTGATCCGGGGGGTCGAAACCTCCATCCGCATGTTGCAGCCGACGACCCCCGTCCAGACGGAGCTTCGCAGCGAGGCGCTCAGCGAGTTCGCCACGCTGTGGTCCCTCGGCCAGCAGCTCATCGCCGACCGCGAGGCGACGCTGCCGACCGCCTTCACGGTCGTGCTGGCGTGCTGGCTGACCGTGATCTTCATCGGCTTCGGCCTGTTCGCGCCGCGCAACGCCGTCACGGTCACGGCCCTTTTGATTTGCGCGGCGTCGCTCGCCGCGGCGGTGTTCCTGGTGCAGGAGATGAGCGGTCCGTTCGACGGCCTCGTCGTGGTGCCGCAGACCCCGTTCCTTCACACCCTCTCGACCATGGCGCGGCCCTCGCTCTGAGCGCAGCGGCGCACGGCAAACCGCCGCTGGTGGAGCGACTTGCCGGGGCGCGG encodes:
- the dxs gene encoding 1-deoxy-D-xylulose-5-phosphate synthase, with product MTVPTKTPLLDRVATPEDVRRLPESALRQLADEVRQETISAVSVTGGHLGASLGVVELTVALHHVFRTPDDKVIWDVGHQAYPHKILTGRRDRIRTLRQPGGLSGFTRRSESEYDPFGAAHSSTSISAGLGFAVARDLKGEDNAVVCVIGDGAMSAGMAYEAMNNAGAFGSRLIVILNDNDMSIAPPVGAMSGYLARLVSGRTYLSLREAMKGLVRHLPPFVERGAARAEEFARGFAMGGTMFEELGFYYVGPVDGHDLDQLVPVLKNVRDAAKGPVLVHVVTQKGKGYAPAEKASDKYHGVNRFDVVTGEQAKPKANAPSYTKVFATSLIDEAGRDERVVAITAAMPSGTGLDLFGQAFPKRTFDVGIAEQHAVTFAAGLAADGMKPFCAIYSTFLQRGYDQIAHDVALQGLPVRFPIDRAGLVGADGATHAGAFDIAFLSCLPGMVVMAAGDEAELRHMVATAAAFDEGPIAFRYPRGEGLGVEMPERGSVLEIGRGRVLREGTTVALLSFGGRLGECLAAAEELEGRGLSTTVADARFAKPLDTDLVARLARDHAVLVTVEEGSVGGFGSQVLHFMATAGLLDGRLKVRTLELPDRYLDHDKPEAMYAAIGLDARGIVATVAGLLGQEAAGQPMRA
- a CDS encoding ligase-associated DNA damage response DEXH box helicase — encoded protein: MKHDTASPGAALPPRFAAWFADRGWSPRPHQLALLAHARAGRSALLIAPTGAGKTLAGFLPSLIAIAERGDPVAAPSNRVAPLPGLGPKPRPPHRGLNTLYVSPLKALAVDIARNLETPIAEMGLDITVETRTGDTPPHKRRRQKYAPPDILLTTPEQLALLLASPDAATFFRDLEALVLDELHALVTSKRGDLLALDIARLRRLAPGLRITGLSATVADPDGLRAWLVPQEPAADDPQAPRALAEIVTVKGGAPPRITILETEEHVPWAGHSARYAFPEIYRLIARHRTTLVFVNTRSQAEAVFHALWTINEDGLPIALHHGSLDRERRRKVEAAMAQNRLKAVVCTSTLDLGIDWGDVDLVIHVGAPKGASRLAQRIGRSNHRMDEPSEAVLVPANRFEVMECRAALDANYLGAQDTPPLRPGALDVLAQHVLGMACAGPFFADDLHREIASALPYRGLPRETFEKVIAFVATGGYALRSYEQFAKIRKGIDGRWRVAHPRVAQQYRLNVGTILEAPLMKVRLTSRKRSGLIGRGGRVLGEIEEYFIEHLVPGDTFLFAGETLRFETVHEQEALVTRTNAETPKVPAYAGGKFPLSTFLAAEVRAILASPERIRRLPEQVQDWLGVQQRRSLLPGPDQLLVETFPEGNRFYMVAYPFEGRLAHQTLGMLLTRRLERAGARPLGFVATDYAIGLWAIGDLGAMATTSRPSLSELFDEDMLGDDLEAWLDESFLLKRSFRGCALIAGMIDRRHPGQEKSGRQVTVSTDLIYDVLRTHEPDHILLQATRADAATGLLDIRRLGEMLSRVKGRIVHKALDRVSPLAVPVLLDIGRVPVGGDADETILAEAEDLIREAME
- the pdeM gene encoding ligase-associated DNA damage response endonuclease PdeM gives rise to the protein MSGETTLVTADLTPVTVAGERLSLHRAGALWWEERRTLVVADLHLEKGSSFARGRQFLPPYDTAATLSRLAEAVDALAPRRVIALGDSFHDRHGPDRLQPADAARLATLVAGRDWVWITGNHDPELPSALGGTVAAEAEIGGLTFRHEPKPGAAPGEIAGHLHPAARVVGRGRSLRRRCFAATAERMVLPAFGALTGGLNVLDSAFAAILPRAHLRVHVIGADRLYTVAAGGLAGG
- a CDS encoding S41 family peptidase, coding for MAILGLSVCGGKPAAAADPAPVSGFRLAEPADFSALGFVEAFRSAHRKFATEYAFTRWKNVDWHALYRRTLPAVEDAARSRDEAAYFRALTAYVAGIDDGHVSLPRNDATAPLVDAVVRRQSGGSFGLGLAMLDDGRVIVAKVAPGGPAEKVGVEPGAVVLEWDGLPVSQAVRGLDLGAHVAAMRVATDEYRRLEQVRLLTRAPVGASARLVYRNPAAAAVRAARLVAVDDDLRGLDLFNLAPPPTAEDERAIIAARRIGDDGYIRLSALADLKDLKRAPDFIWDSYAAAVDGFNRAGVHGLVLDLRGNHGGYDVLAEMICGSLYDRPAFYEATVFFDAATGRFRRITVDDRTGKVVDALMIEPQPPHFRGPVAVLVNPRTISSAEGIAHCIAARPNGAVIGFHGTRGSFGLAGGEATLPGGITLHYPFGRAVDRRGVVMIDSRNGRGGVAPTVRVLSTRENILAFASGDDVELERALHWLRESR
- a CDS encoding TIGR02186 family protein, with the protein product MRWLRGAVRAAALALAALGAQAAPAAAETVVASVSSPRIDISSNFVGAEIVVFGVVERAHDEPMPPDGYDVAVVVRGPPQRVASRRKERVAGLWINGASEEFVGVPAFYALDSTRPVSEIAAPRVLEVFRIGLDNTSFGVGPVQRDDPFRAAIVNQRTAHGLFRERAGSVSMLTPTFFRVTVLLPKDVPDGLYSVETYVFASKRMVASELSALKVEKVGLEAQIHDMAVNAPLLYGLLIAALALATGWLGGVVFRRD
- a CDS encoding sulfite exporter TauE/SafE family protein, producing the protein MDIYLPIAEIPLNLFLILGMGAAVGFVSGLFGIGGGFLLTPLLIFTGVPSAVAVATVTPQMVASAASGALSYWRRKLIDFRLSGLLFVSGAAGTALGTWTFSVLSGRGQLDVVIAISYMVLLGIVGTLMVVEAARAVIRSRAGARPQGRRPNSHNWIQRLPLKMRFRAARLYVSVIPIVVLGAGIGFIGSLLGVGGGFILVPALIYLLRVPTSIVIGTSLIQTLGTMVVATVLHSVTSVSVDGLLAFIMMVGGVIGAQFGTQVGLRLRGEYLRGLLGLLVLAVGLRFGVQLVVHPADLYSLAVLEWGGRP
- a CDS encoding DUF4239 domain-containing protein: MEAWLIGVIVFVCVFGGALGALTMRDYLRDHHRTSETQDLVKLGVGTIATLASLVLGLMTASVKGNFDDANRNVQLFAGGAERLDDTLRRYGPDADTARARLQHFVVKAAHGLWPDAILTIPEIPEEKGRTPADLIRGVETSIRMLQPTTPVQTELRSEALSEFATLWSLGQQLIADREATLPTAFTVVLACWLTVIFIGFGLFAPRNAVTVTALLICAASLAAAVFLVQEMSGPFDGLVVVPQTPFLHTLSTMARPSL